In Centroberyx gerrardi isolate f3 chromosome 11, fCenGer3.hap1.cur.20231027, whole genome shotgun sequence, the following are encoded in one genomic region:
- the emc6 gene encoding ER membrane protein complex subunit 6: protein MAAVVAKREGPQFISEVAVRGNAAVLDYCRTSVSALSGATAGILGLTGLYGFIFYFLASFLLSLLLILKAGRRWNKCFKSRRLLFTGGLVGGLFTYVLFWTFLYGMVHVY, encoded by the coding sequence ATGGCGGCGGTTGTAGCCAAGCGCGAGGGACCACAGTTCATCAGTGAAGTGGCTGTCAGGGGCAACGCCGCTGTGCTGGACTACTGCCGCACCTCTGTATCCGCTCTGTCCGGAGCCACGGCTGGCATCCTGGGGCTGACGGGACTGTATGGCTTCATCTTTTACTTCCTCGCCTCGTTTCTGCTCTCCCTGCTGCTCATCCTCAAGGCAGGACGTCGGTGGAACAAGTGCTTCAAGTCCCGGCGGCTGCTCTTCACTGGCGGCCTTGTTGGAGGCCTTTTCACCTACGTCCTGTTCTGGACTTTCCTCTACGGAATGGTGCATGTGTACTAA
- the shpk gene encoding sedoheptulokinase produces MSEYVLGVDLGTTSVKVVLVEISSKTVAASYALPTASDILDNSGLKAKEQDTGRIINTLNQCIASLPRDKLNNVSRIGLSGQMHGVLFWKGSSGCDWSSRDSFRAKDTSQLITWQDGRCSSSFLSSLPKPDSHLSLATGFGCTTIFWYMKHRPEFLEDFTAAGTIQDYVVSMLCGLDGCVMTPQNAASWGYFNSTTNQWNKDILEDAGFPLHLLPQCVASGSLAGQTCSDWHGIPAGTPVGAALGDFQCSVYSCMTTGTDAVLNISTSAQLTYAMPADFRPSEAPQPASSISYFPYFDGFYLAVAASLNGGNVLATFVGMLSAWMKELGVELSDSSLYEKLIDCALNQDSSDLRVSPTILGERHDPLCLAQVTNISTSNLSLGHVTRALCRGVLDNIASMMPAARLREAGVGRIVGSGSALSRNEVLRQEVERAFPQPVEYGQNVDSAVGAAMVFCDRP; encoded by the exons ATGTCAGAGTATGTGTTGGGTGTTGACCTGGGAACCACCTCGGTAAAAGTAGTTTTAGTAGAAATTAGCTCCAAAACAGTAGCCGCGAGTTACGCTTTGCCAACTGCGTCCGATATCCTCGACAACAGCGGATTGAAG GCCAAGGAGCAGGACACCGGCCGGATAATAAACACTCTCAACCAGTGCATCGCCTCTCTGCCCAGGGACAAACTCAACAATGTCAGCAGAATCGGCCTGTCCGGACAAATGCATGGGGTCTTGTTCTGGAAAGGCAGCAGTG GTTGTGACTGGTCCAGCAGAGACTCCTTCAGAGCCAAAGACACCAGTCAGCTGATCACCTGGCAGGACggccgctgcagcagcagcttcctgtcctctcttccaAAACCAGACTCGCATCTCAGTTTAGCCACGGGGTTCGGCTGCACCACCATCTTCTGGTACATGAAACACAG GCCGGAGTTCCTTGAGGACTTCACAGCTGCAGGAACCATCCAGGACTATGTGGTGTCCATGCTGTGTGGTCTGGACGGGTGTGTGATGACTCCTCAGAACGCAGCCAGCTGGGGCTACTTCAACTCTACCACCAACCAGTGGAATAAGGACAT TCTGGAGGATGCCGGCTTCCCTTTGCACCTGCTTCCTCAGTGCGTGGCGTCTGGTAGCTTGGCGGGACAGACATGCTCAGACTGGCACGGCATCCCCGCTGGCACGCCAGTAGGGGCCGCGCTGGGAGACTTCCAGTGCTCCGTCTACTCCTGCATGACGACCGGGACAGACGCAG TTCTCAACATCAGCACCTCGGCCCAGTTGACGTACGCCATGCCGGCTGATTTCAGACCTTCAGAGGCTCCTCAGCCGGCCTCCTCCATCTCTTACTTCCCCTACTTTGATGGCTTCTACTTGGCAGTGGCAGCGTCTCTCAACGGAGGAAACGTACTGGCCACGTTTGTGGGGATGCTGAGCGCCTGGATGAAAGAGCTTG GAGTGGAGCTGAGCGACTCAAGCTTGTACGAGAAGCTGATTGACTGCGCCCTGAACCAGGACAGCAGCGACCTGAGGGTGAGTCCCACCATCCTGGGAGAGAGACACGACCCGCTCTGCCTCGCTCAGGTGACCAACATCTCTACCTCCAACCTCTCTCTGGGTCACGTGACCAGGGCGCTCTGCCGCGGCGTCCTGGACAACATCGCCTCCATGATGCCCGCCGCGCGCCTGCGGGAGGCGGGGGTCGGCAGGATCGTGGGCAGCGGGAGCGCGCTCTCTCGCAACGAGGTGCTGAGGCAGGAAGTGGAGAGGGCGTTCCCTCAGCCGGTGGAATACGGACAGAACGTGGACTCGGCTGTCGGCGCGGCCATGGTCTTCTGTGACCGACCCTGA
- the p2rx5 gene encoding P2X purinoceptor 5 codes for MAGWGGFLFSMLNYKTEKYVIAENKRIGILFRLYQLAVLGYLIGWVFVVKKGYQEKEEAIQSSVITKLKGVTLTNSSETGPHLWGAEDYVIPPHGEQVFFIVTNYVETPNQRLGFCPESFKVPDGRCLSDDDCAEGETVIAGHGIKSGLCINSTGTCEIHGWCPVEYNKRPAEPLLNEAENFTIYIKNFIRFPKFEFSKSNVLDTTNDSYLKRCSYDRENHPYCPIFRLGDLVSWTGHDFQDMAVKGGSVGILIEWNCDLDKDFSQCNPHYSFTRLDMNLNNSVTSGYNFRYARYFKDENGETYRTLYKVYGIRFDIMINGKAGKFNIVPTIIAIGSGIALLGAGAFACDMILLYMMNTSSFYRERKFEIINFKRDRAKPKDGKAGHRDRKPRKQAAEPGVPNSVKQAEETQLTEASPHSVESQPAVEKRGPTIPRNTGQRYSAALSPQGGEPKHHITFSSQN; via the exons ATGGCAGGCTGGGGAGGCTTTCTCTTCTCTATGCTCAACTACAAGACAGAGAAATATGTCATCGCCGAAAACAAAAGGATCGGAATACTCTTTAGACTCTACCAGTTGGCCGTGCTGGGATACTTAATCGG GTGGGTGTTTGTGGTGAAGAAGGGCTaccaggagaaggaggaggccaTCCAGAGCTCGGTCATCACCAAGCTGAAAGGCGTCACTCTGACCAACAGCTCCGAGACCGGGCCTCACCTCTGGGGTGCCGAGGATTACGTCATACCCCCACAT GGTGAGCAGGTGTTCTTCATAGTCACAAATTACGTAGAGACTCCCAATCAGAGACTTGGGTTCTGTCCTGAG AGTTTCAAAGTGCCAGATGGACGATGTTTAAGCGATGATGACTGTGCAGAGGGTGAGACTGTAATAGCTGGCCATG GAATCAAGAGTGGATTGTGTATAAACAGCACTGGGACCTGTGAGATTCATGGCTGGTGTCCCGTTGAGTACAACAAGAGACCCGC AGAGCCCCTACTGAACGAGGCGGAAAACTTCACCATCTACATTAAGAATTTCATCAGGTTTCCCAAGTTTGAATTCTCCAA GTCCAATGTCCTAGACACGACTAATGACAGCTATCTGAAAAGATGCTCCTACGACAGAGAGAACCATCCTTACTGCCCCATCTTCCGCCTGGGAGACCTGGTCAGCTGGACTGGACATGACTTCCAGGACATGGCTGTGAAG GGTGGGTCCGTTGGTATTCTGATTGAGTGGAACTGTGATTTGGATAAGGACTTCTCACAGTGTAATCCACACTACAGTTTCACACGTTTGGACATGAACTTGAACAACTCTGTCACATCAGGGTACAACTTCAG ATATGCCAGGTATTTTAAAGATGAAAATGGTGAAACCTATCGGACTTTGTATAAAGTGTATGGGATTCGCTTCGATATAATGATCAATGGCAAG gCTGGAAAATTCAATATTGTTCCCACAATAATTGCCATCGGTTCTGGAATTGCTCTGTTGGGTGCA ggAGCCTTTGCATGTGATATGATACTACTGTACATGATGAACACAAGCTCCTTctacagagagaggaaattTGAAATCATCAACTTCAA GAGAGACCGGGCTAAACCCAAGGATGGGAAGGCCGGGCACCGAGACAGGAAACCCAGGAAGCAAGCGGCGGAGCCAGGAGTCCCCAACTCCGTCAAACAGGCGGAGGAAACCCAGCTCACCGAGGCGTCCCCTCACTCTGTGGAGAGCCAGCCGGCCGTGGAGAAGCGGGGGCCCACCATTCCACGCAACACGGGACAGCGGTACTcggccgctctctctccccaagGCGGAGAGCCGAAGCATCACATCACTTTCTCCTCACAAAACTAA
- the trpv1 gene encoding transient receptor potential cation channel subfamily V member 1: MERSQSPGTSGFFLETDDRTDEERSQGRAVKKDRLVSALGMSSPDSPKAPMDTDYQEEMEQAKPKIKFNLNFDKKIRGVEETKEERDSKRFDIKRLFEAAASGDVMKLDGLHRYLHQNMKKLTNSEYQSYGKNVLMKALLNLRDGKNNTVEYFLDISDKMGDIKEFVNAAYTDSYYKGQTALHVAIERRSIDFVTLLVSKGADVHAKACGKFFQPHDGPSFYFGELPLSLAACTNQPEVVDFLMDNEHQRVDVRLTDSQGNTVLHALVVVADNTRENTDFITTMYDHILTTAARLHPKWRLEDVENNRGLTPLKLAAKTGKIGLFGHILHREFLEIHTKHLSRKFTEWAYGPIHSSLYDLASLDSGLEDNSVLEILVYGSDIPNRHEMLQIEPLNQLLEQKWNSFAGRMFLFNFLVYLIYLFVFTAVAYNKKDGQLPFPIEHSTEGYLYVSGQLLTALASCYFFVRGIIDMKRKRPKLRTLLIDGYSEILFFLQAALFLAAAALYCCGSVRYLGFLVLCLALSWVNLLYFSRGYRHMGIYSVMIQKMILSDILRFLFVYSVFLFGFSAAVVTLLTGHPVKNDTTDTDKGRSLFATVAPGADCRKVTYRNITFTTLELFKFTIGMGDLEFTEEYQYKGVFYALLIAYIILTYILLLNMLIALMSRTVEKITRESTSIWKLQRAITILDLEKGLPHCLRRRLRCGVQKDLGTAAGQDRRWCFRVEEVNWNKWNINLGIINEDPGSCDSV, from the exons ATGGAGAGGTCGCAGAGCCCCGGGACGTCCGGCTTCTTCCTGGAGACGGACGACAGGACGGACGAGGAGAGGTCCCAGGGCCGAGCGGTGAAGAAGGACCGGCTGGTTTCGGCTCTGGGCATGAGCAGCCCGGACAGCCCCAAAGCCCCCATGGACACCGACTACCAGGAGGAAATGGAGCAGGCCAAGCCCAAGATCAAATTCAATCTCAACTTTGACAA GAAGATTCGAGGTGTGGAGGAGaccaaagaggagagagacagcaagaggtTCGACATCAAGAGGCTGTTTGAGGCGGCGGCCAGCGGTGATGTCATGAAGCTGGACGGCCTGCACCGCTACCTGCACCAGAACATGAAGAAGCTCACCAACTCAGAGT ATCAGTCGTATGGTAAGAACGTCCTGATGAAGGCTCTGCTGAACCTCCGAGATGGAAAGAACAACACAGTGGAATACTTCCTGGACATTTCAGACAAGATGGGAGACATCAAAGAGTTTGTGAACGCAGCCTACACCGACAGCTACTACAAAG GCCAAACAGCTCTCCATGTGGCGATAGAGAGGAGGAGCATTGACTTTGTCACGCTGTTGGTAAGTAAAGGAGCAGACGTCCATGCTAAAGCCTGTGGGAAGTTCTTCCAGCCACATGATGGGCCCAGCTTCTACTTCG GAGAGCTGCCTCTGTCCCTGGCGGCCTGCACCAACCAGCCCGAGGTGGTGGACTTCCTCATGGACAACGAGCACCAGAGGGTGGATGTGCGGCTGACGGACTCGCAGGGCAACACGGTGCTGCACGCCCTGGTGGTGGTGGCCGACAACACCAGGGAGAACACCGACTTCATCACCACCATGTACGACCACATCCTCACCACCGCCGCCCGGCTGCACCCCAAGTGGAGGCTGGAGGACGTGGAGAACAACCGGGGACTGACGCCGCTCAAACTGGCCGCCAAGACCGGCAAGATCGGG CTTTTTGGCCACATCCTGCATCGGGAGTTCCTAGAGATTCACACCAAACATTTGTCCCGTAAATTCACGGAGTGGGCGTACGGGCCCATCCACTCCTCCCTGTACGACCTGGCCTCTCTGGACTCCGGACTGGAAGACAACTCGGTCCTGGAGATACTGGTCTACGGCAGTGACATTCCT AACCGACACGAGATGCTGCAGATCGAGCCTCTGAACCAGCTGCTGGAGCAGAAGTGGAACAGCTTCGCAGGTCGGATGTTTCTCTTCAACTTCCTGGTCTACCTCATCTACCTGTTTGTCTTCACCGCTGTCGCCTACAATAAGAAGGATGGTCAG CTTCCATTTCCCATAGAGCACAGCACAGAGGGATACCTGTATGTTTCAGGTCAGCTGCTGACAGCGCTGGCATCCTGCTACTTCTTTGTCAGAGGG ATAATAGACATGAAGAGGAAGCGCCCCAAGCTGCGTACGCTGCTGATTGATGGCTACAGTGAGATTCTTTT TTTTCTGCAGGCGGCGCTGTTCCTGGCGGCGGCCGCGCTGTACTGCTGCGGCAGTGTGAGGTACCTGGGCTTCCTGGTGCTGTGCCTCGCTCTCAGCTGGGTCAACCTGCTCTACTTCTCCAGGGGCTACAGACACATGGGCATCTACAGTGTCATGATACAGAAG ATGATCCTTAGCGATATCCTGCGCTTTCTTTTTGTCTACAGTGTCTTCCTCTTTGGATTTTCAGCAG CGGTGGTCACCCTGCTCACAGGGCATCCCGTGAAGAACGacaccacagacacagataAAGGCCGGTCGCTCTTTGCCACCGTGGCCCCGGGGGCGGACTGTCGGAAAGTCACCTACAGAAACATCACCTTCACCACGTTGGAGCTCTTCAAGTTCACCATCGGCATGGGCGACCTGGAGTTCACCGAGGAGTACCAGTACAAGGGGGTTTTCTACGCGCTGCTCATCGCCTACATCATCCTCACCTACATCCTGCTGCTCAACATGCTGATCGCCCTCATGAGCCGCACCGTGGAGAAGATCACCAGGGAGAGCACCAGCATCTGGAAGCTGCAG AGGGCCATCACTATCCTGGACCTGGAGAAGGGGCTGCCTCACTGCCTGAGGAGGAGGCTCCGCTGTGGGGTGCAGAAGGACCTGGGCACCGCCGCTGGACAGGACCGCCGCTGGTGCTTCAG